Below is a window of Pogona vitticeps strain Pit_001003342236 chromosome 9, PviZW2.1, whole genome shotgun sequence DNA.
CATGCGAGAGGTGGAGCTCCGCCCGgcagagctgaaaattagagggtacgttgatTGGAAGTcatgagggggaaaagaagaaatatgTGTACAGCAAATGTGATAAATCAGTATACAGTTACTTAAATTACAATTGCTTAAAAATGCATACTGCATCAATGGGTAGTGCCCATCTCTTGCATTTCCCTCCGTATGTTCCTGCCATGTTccattattacagtggtgcctcacttaatgatttatttatttatttgatttataccccgcctatctggcccagcggaccactctaggcggcttaacgaggaaatcgcttgatgattaggtttaaCTTgacgattgcaaaatgatggtttcactgggaaaaatccgcttcacgatgatcagttccctacctcaggaaccgattttcgcattacgacaatctaaaaacagctgattgttgggtttcaaaatggccaccgggtgtacaaaatgccccccccccccgtgcttagggacggattcctcactttacaggcaccaaaaatggatccctatggaggatcttcgctggacggtgagttttcagcccattggaacgcattgaagggttttcaatgcgtttcaatgggcttttttatttcgcttaacgaggatttcgctctacagtgatttcgctggaatggattatcctcattaagcgaggcaccactgtactcaaatcTCACTTTTCCTCCACTGAAATGAAGACCGCGTACCAGACTTTCCTATACTCACAACAGCTCTATGAGTAGATGAGGCTGAGAGAGAACAATTGGCCCAAATGAAGCTCACCCAGTGTGTTTCATATCTTGGTAGAGAATAGAATCTAGATCTCAAAAGTCCCATTCCAGCTCTTCAGTCACTACACTGTATTACATCGCATTGTAGTCACAATAGTTTCTTTTTCTGCCTCCAGGTGGTCTGACTAGTCTCCCTGCCCATAGAACTCAAAGGTCCCAGGCCTATTCTTCTTTCAAACCAGAGGACGACATCCTATTCCAGTGGCGCCTGCGGCGGAAGATGGAGGAAGCAAGTAAAGCTGTCACCATGATGCCCTCACTAGCCTGGAGGAGTCAGAACAACCAAATAAGCTCGGCTTCTGGCATGGTAAAAACTTGAGATGAATGGCCAGTTCTCATCTGGCTGTGAGAACTCAGGTGCTGGAAGCAGAGAGATCCTGTCTCAGCTAAACCTCCATGAAAAGTTTAGGTCAAAGCAAGGAACATTTTTCCCCTCTGAGAGCTGTGGGTGAGACAAAGGCAAAAGGATGATCCAAAGTACTAGCTGTATTTTAGCTGAAAGTTCAGCCAGTAACAAAACCATAGAAGGAATATTTTGACTTCTGAAAATGGGGGGAGAAATCCATACAAAGGCTAGGAAACCATCAAGTGGTGATGTCATTGGGAAGAGGGCATGAGGATCTGGGGAATCCCAGGAAGGTTGGAATTGATTCCAAGACCTGACATTCCTCATTATACGCCACCCGCCTCCAGATCAAGTAGTGATATTTAATGTATCAGTGGATTATTGAGCAGTAGTTACAAAACAGCAGCTTTTCTCAGTGGCCTCTTATGTGACACATGGCTATTTTGCAGCACAGAAACCAGATAGAAGGTAGAACAGTTTTTACCAGTATCATTTTTAACTGAAGTTTACTGTGATTTGTGACTGTCATGGGTGTGTGTCCATGTACAGTAATACAGTACTTATGGCTGTGTGAGTGTGTACTGCATCTCTGATTTCAAATGAAAAGTATCCTGTTGCAGAGTTGCACTCACATGAAAAGAGCGATATCACCCACAGCAGCTGGCTACCACTAATTAAATAGTTCCTTTTCTGATTTTGAGATGCATGCTACTCATACACAGTGAGCTGAAGTTGCATgttgtccaaaacaaaaaaaggacactTATGCTGTGCCAGTGGAGCTCTGCGGGAGGATATTGACCATTGAACTGCATGTGCATAAGACTTGGGGATAACATTCTTGtccctttccttcctgcttttcctTTACAGTGAGGTAGAGACACTTATTCCTATTCAGCATGGCAGGGTGTAGAGTCAGGAGTAGACCTGTGTAAATGTTTCTCCTCACTACACCATGAAATACAGCCTGGACTTTCCAGTTTATTGGACTGTGTGCATTACAGGTTGAAAGAGCAGTGCTGAAATCACCAGAACTCACTAGTTGCAGGAGTGAAAGTCGCAACGTTTTGCCAATATCTGAAGCCCAACGAGGTATGAAATATACTCTTGATGAAAGCCAGCCCTGCTGCTGTGCTGGCCCTGTGAGAAAGGGGCTCGGCTCCCAACAGATCAGAGAAACTGCTGTCTTCGGGAGTAGGACAGTAATGGTTGGAAGTCTTGAACCCACTGAAAAGCAAAGACTCAAAGAATCAACTCCCCAGCAGGATTCTGTCCCTGCATTCCCAAATTGTTGTCATATACCGAGGCCTGCACCCAACAGAGAgcaagaagggaagaaaacaatCCGACAAGAAGAGTGTGGCTCAGCAGTTCCAGTCTCTCCTGTGTCACCAGAGTTTAAAGGACCCAACAAGCCCCCGAGCCAGAGCATGCTGTGCCATGCTCAGCAAATAATTCCATCTGATGAGAGAGCTAACGTTGAACCAAGAGGCCATACAAATCCAAACAGAACTAAGCAGAACTGGAGGCCATTCAAATCCAAACAGAACCCAGCAAAACCTGTCAGAGATACCAGAGAGCCACCACTCAGCCCAGCAAAACATTCTGTCCAGTGCGTCTTGGAAGAGGTATGGAAACATCTGCATTTTAGTCATCACAAAATTTTTTAGTCACCATCAGGTCTTTGAAACTAGTGTTAGAATGTATGCATTTATTAACACTTTTGTCCTACCCTAGATCTAAAGATCTCATGGCAGGGTGCAGTCAATAAAAGCAACTTGAAAACAGTTCTAAAACAATTAAGTCAATGTATAACTACTCAGAATAATTAAAGAATAAACAAAACTCAGAATAAAACAATAGGAGTGAAAGAATTAGCACATGTATATTTAGAATATTTGTGCAAACAAGCAAACTATTTAAATGGCAGAATTCTAGATTCCCCATTTGGTTTTGGGATTGAAAATGATATTGCCTCTAAAAGAAAGAATGTGACCCACCATAGAACATCTGCATGTAGCTGAATAGCCTCAAGTTCAGTCGGCTTACTGAGAGCATCAGGAATGACAGTTCTACCTCTGTCCTTCTTACCAGAAGATATAGGGCACAAAAGAAGAGGTTTAATGGGAATTCTCTCTCTTCTGTCTAGGTGGTTTCTGAAAGGCTTTTCTCCCCACCTGAATCTCCAGTTCTTGAGAGACAAAAACCAAAAAGGAGTTCAGAAAACCGGGACCCAGAGCAGGCTGTGCCAGACCCCGTTGCAACTCCTTCACATCCTCAGCTCCTGGATATGGCTGTGCAGTTATTGGAACAGGCTGAAGGTGGGATAATTGTAAACAGGGAAGGTAGATGTCTTTAAGCATAATTCCAGTGTCGGTGGTAGTCTGCTCAGTTATTTTGCCTAGTTATTTGTCCCTTTGCTTCCTGTGTGAATATTCCATCAATTCTGGACAGGAAATGTGGACCAAGGATCCAGCTGACTATTTGTGACATAGAAGACGGGAAGGGTGCTTTACTGCTTTTGAAACAGGAGCCGTTTCGTATACCTACTCCTTTGTCTTCAGCAAAACTGGGCATACAACTAGATACTCAGTGTAGACAAAGCCCAAAAGTTATATAAAGTGTGTGCATTCTGAGCAAGGGAGTCTTGGTAAAAcattgcagcaggaaaaaggaggtgtGTGGAGAAAAGATTGAACAGCAAGGGTGGCAAAGGgactaaatgttttaaataactgATAGATATCTCAAGTCATTTGGCATGATCTTGATGGAAAAGTGTGAGGACTTGCATTAGGGCAAGAGGTGACGCTCACTtagtggagattttttttttgcagattctGATGGCACAGAGTTTGAGGATGATCCCCTGTTGCAGGTGCTGAGACGCCAGAGGGAAGTGCTACGCAACCAGATGAGGTGGGTTCACAAATTCACAAATTGTCCGGAAGCATTCTCACTTGAATTGCTATTTTACCACTGAATTAAGTTATCTCATACCAAGTGGGTTAGAAATAGAAAATCTTCTGTCTTTCTGGATTGACCCCAATGCTTCTCCCTTAGCTTTGGAGCATACCAGGTATCTCGGACCAACTAAACTGAATCAGTAGCAGATATGTTCCCTCTGTGGGTCTCTGTGTCTTTTGCAGTACCTAGATGTGTTCTTCTGTTTATATTTCTCCTTTCCTGCTCCCAGGTTTTGAAACAATTCAGTGAAATGGTTTCCATTAGAaagtatttattattgttttttcccctttgccctTATTTCCAACAAGCTTAAGGTAGCGTGTTTTGTTCTTCTCCACCTATTTTATTCTGACAACTTCCCCAGAGAGTCTGAAGAAAAGTGATAGGTTCAAGAtacttcagaggagaggagtgaAGATTGGAACCTCTTATCAGGCACTCTAACCTAAACTTCATCAGCCTGGTGTCTTCCACATATTTTGGACTATATGCCATCCTTCCCGGCTGAAAAAATAAGAGTGCATCATATAGGAAATGCCTAGTAATCTTAAAAGTCAGATGTGTGGCTGATCTCTTTAAAAGGTTCCATGATCACAGAGTGGAGTTTGGTGCTCTGCATATCATTGTGACACTCCCCATGTCTATAAGAAGCAAAACAAATCgctgtatttttccttgtataagacactagtttttcctaaaatcattacattaaaaattgaggggcatatTTTACATGGAAGTGAGCCaagaacatggagagaacaaaatggcccataccttgcctctgtaaacaggcttccttcaatcacaaggcttagatGCCTCcctaaaaaacagaaacaaaattcaaaatgaccttgataggatggcgcactgggccgaaagcaacaatgaaattcaacaaggataagtgcaaaatactgcacctcagaaaaagaaaccaattacacagttacaagatgggggatatctggctcagcaaaactgtgagtgagaaggatattggaattgttgtagatcacaagctgaatatgaggcaacagtgtgatgtggcttcaaaaaaggcaaatgctattttaggctgcattaatagaagtatatagtttccaaatcccacaaggtgcttaGTCtacctctattcagcactggttaggcctcaccttgagtattgtgtccagttctggacactacacttcaagaaaggtgctaacaaattggaacaagttcagaggagggcaacaaggatgatcaggcggctggaaaccaagccctgtgaggaaagactgaaagaattgggcatgtttagccttgagaaaagaagactgaggtgtggtgtgatagcacttttcaaatatttgaaaggctgtcatacagaggaggggcaggatctgttctcaatcatcccagagtgcaggacacagaacAGTGGGTTCAAGTTAAACAaaatcagatttcagttgagtatcaagaaaaacttcttaactgttagagcagtacgacagtggaaccaattatctttggagttggtgagtgctccaatactggaggcgttgaagaaaaacttagataatcacctggtacatatgttttgattgtattcctgcacttagcagggggttggacttgatggccttgtaggccccttccaacttcacttttctatgattctatgatcaggaggctttgcttcctacagtcaggagacttagcttcctccatgGAACTGACGTGAGCTGATTGGAACACACGTCattggagcctgtaggctcagattcaacagggactcctcatgtccaagcgttctgagcccggaggctgaatactcaaagcgaagttttcttaatttttggtttagaaaagtgtGTACTGGGGGAGTCTTATgaatagaaaaatatggtatacaaGGTAGGCAAGAAGTGTCAAATTGTCTATGTTGGTGGGGAATTTTGATTTTTATATAGTAAAGAGCATATTTGAGCCCTTCATGACACCTGTTTTCTGACAGTGTTCCAAGTTAGATACAATCACTTGATTCAGCTGGACGGATTACCCTCTGATGGTATGGCTGTGTTAATTGTGGTTTCATACTCTGTTGCTATGGGTATCTGACCCTCATATTTGATATGCCTTTGTGCTTTGTTTCCTTGCAGAGCTGTGGATGTCCTGATGGGTCAACTAGAAGTTTATAATTCTGATCAGAACTTCTCTTGTCGATGACAGACTCCTCCGAGTGATTTTCTGCATCTGGAGTGCTTTGAGGGTCCATTTGTCCTGCTCTGAGATTATGGCAGTAGACTGAGCAGAATCAGGATTAATTAATGTTCGGGACTAAATCTGTCATACTCATCCAGCTAGCAGGACCTCTGGTCCTGCTGGCTGGGATTCCagaattaaactttaaaaaagtaggtttttttatttttgggacTGAGCTTTGTACTGCATCTTTTGGATTCCTCAAATATAACTTCAACCAAATGACCTTTTTATTATTAACACTCTCCTGGTTTGGTTGTGCTGCATTCACCTCCTAAGGTAGCATATTGATGGAATCCAACTGACAATTTAATGTGACCAAGCATTGACATGTAGGGTTGCCTCTGGTGCATAGACAGTGCTCTGTTCCCATGGAttcattctgtattttttgtATTGTGTTTAAACCTAAAAGTGTCTTTTTGGACTAAAGTGAATTGTATTGCTTTATAATACAGCAGCATCACTTGAAGTGGTGGTGAATGTCATCTGCAGCCTTTTGATTTAGGAAAGAGGCAATGAGCAATGCTCAGGGTCCCAAGACAGAGAAAATGTGTTTTATGTGTATGTAAGCCACCTGTGGATTGGAACTTTGATAAATCTCAGCCATAAATAAACTATTGTACACGTTATTGAGTATTATGTCCCATGTTTCCTGATAGCTGTCCTAGGCAGTTtgcattgtaaaataaaacaatcacaaCAACATccagttaaaaacaataataaaatcaacAGGAGCATCAAAGCAAGATTAGCACTCAGACCAAGAACAGAACTGATTGGGGGTTGGTATCAGAATGTACACAAGTTTTTTTCCATCACTTGAACACCAGTAGTTTAGGTGTACCCCTCTCTCTCAAGTGCCCCCCCAATTGGGGTCTTTTTTGCTTATAGTTCATCTGCCTAAGATTTGACCTGGGCAAAGGCCAGCTCTGTATAGAAGGAAGTATTCTTTCTGGTAGTCTGGCCCTTTGCCCTGGTTTTGTGTTGTATTATCCCATAGATGAGAAATGTCTGGCTCTTCAGATAGTATTGGAATACAGCTCCTGTCAGTCGAGATCAGCATAGCCAGGGATGGATGGTGAGATTTGCAGCCCGAGGAGGGTCACAAGTTGCCTGCTGCTTCTGTAGCTAAACAGATGATTTCTGGGACAGCATTGGTATATGGTTTTGTGAGGAAGGCAAATGATTATGTGATATCTAGGTCTGTAGTAATTGACTTAATATGGCATgaattttgcctttaaaaatgcTGCTAATCATATACCTGTAATCCAGAAGCCCCCTTCCTACAGTGGCAACTCTGTCTTGTTGGGGAAAACATTCTATGTGCATGATATAGGAGCAGCATCAGGAGTTTCCATTCTAGATAAGAAAGCATAGTAACAATGTGGGTCAAGATGAAAAAACCATAGATTGCGTGGGATAATGttctctctagatgttgttggataGCAACACAGTTCTTCAccgttggctgtgctggctagggctgatgggagttgtaatcccataACATTTGGTGGGTCATAAATTGCTCATTCTTGCTACAGTTGGATGTGTTCTGAATAAGACTGTGGGCCGTTTACATGGTGCTTGGAGGGATCAAGCAGATATACAGTATCTTGAATAGCATCAACTTCTCCCTCTGTTGGATTTTGATGCTATCTGTTGAAAATAGTGTTCCTTTCTGGATTGGATCTGAAGTCTATTCAGTCCAGAATTAGGTTGCTAGCAGTAACTAAGTGGCTGCCTCCTGGGTGCTGAAAGTGTTGAACTTCCCTTGTTTGACCCCAGCATCTGGTGCCAAGAGATTGTTTCTGTACATGAAAGTGTTTGTTTGGCTTTCATTGCTAATATCCATTGTCAGCTTTTCTTTCCAACAATTGGCTTAAGCCTTTTCAAAAGCGATCTAAGCTGATGGCCATTGCTGCTTCTTGCAGAAGTGAAGTCTGTAAGTTAATTATGAATTATGTTTAAGTACTTCCATTTGTTTGTTCTGAACCTATTGTCGGTTTCATTGAAAGGTGACCTAGCTGCCTGAATCTAATGTCAAAAggatttaattttaatgtattcttgaaggttttcatggctcagatctgatggttgttgtaggtttttcaggctgtttggctatgttctagaggcttttcttcctaacatttcaccagtctctgtggccggcatcttcagtggacaggagttagaactctgatGTAATGTATGGGATAGTTCtggtgttctggtgtagtgtatgggatagttgagaatttgtagctgtgggatcagctttttgtccttttcaggagattgggtgattatggtgatcaggatgttttttgttatgggtgtatcagcatgttttttgttataggtgtatagatgtgataagggggagatgatttgtcactgtgattgatggatgtcgttagctagtcttttctgTGCAGTGATTACTAGTtattgtggctgggtagagtttgttgaccatTTGCAGACTGCATTTTTCAgtcctgggagccaggctttgttgagttttagacttccttctttttttgttgaagctgtgctggtgtttatggatttcagtggtttccttgtgtagTCTTATGACTACACAGGGAAAGAAACATACAACCATTTATTTTTAAGCTTTAACCTTGTCCTCTAGTTAATATTGGAGCTGCTGCTCTGCCAAGATGGCCGCAT
It encodes the following:
- the PROSER3 gene encoding proline and serine-rich protein 3 isoform X1 — translated: MDSKYESCLSVFSTLGSPFLETSNLRSYYHPSQAQALSPEQRNTVLSPSRLQHRNCPASPEKAEPSSPPHPGFLPNSSYQEAKPAKSDSTSPFNESWPSTERSSSALTPEGAVSFPSEQALGIKSLPSPKPLDSVSDSESVIARYIERFRYGQPTNRRDRGANSDTSAHFWWLDHSSIPGGNISKKEASSSSDSSQNKVRVAFSSPTQDQSPLGSPQDASAVDPETVSLQERAARLLQRRYSSTYSMSPSSNSRPVSSEGLGFTPTPTSTDAEADWARCTPQDITASQHKGGLTSLPAHRTQRSQAYSSFKPEDDILFQWRLRRKMEEASKAVTMMPSLAWRSQNNQISSASGMVERAVLKSPELTSCRSESRNVLPISEAQRGMKYTLDESQPCCCAGPVRKGLGSQQIRETAVFGSRTVMVGSLEPTEKQRLKESTPQQDSVPAFPNCCHIPRPAPNREQEGKKTIRQEECGSAVPVSPVSPEFKGPNKPPSQSMLCHAQQIIPSDERANVEPRGHTNPNRTKQNWRPFKSKQNPAKPVRDTREPPLSPAKHSVQCVLEEVVSERLFSPPESPVLERQKPKRSSENRDPEQAVPDPVATPSHPQLLDMAVQLLEQAEDSDGTEFEDDPLLQVLRRQREVLRNQMRAVDVLMGQLEVYNSDQNFSCR
- the PROSER3 gene encoding proline and serine-rich protein 3 isoform X2, encoding MDSNLSVFSTLGSPFLETSNLRSYYHPSQAQALSPEQRNTVLSPSRLQHRNCPASPEKAEPSSPPHPGFLPNSSYQEAKPAKSDSTSPFNESWPSTERSSSALTPEGAVSFPSEQALGIKSLPSPKPLDSVSDSESVIARYIERFRYGQPTNRRDRGANSDTSAHFWWLDHSSIPGGNISKKEASSSSDSSQNKVRVAFSSPTQDQSPLGSPQDASAVDPETVSLQERAARLLQRRYSSTYSMSPSSNSRPVSSEGLGFTPTPTSTDAEADWARCTPQDITASQHKGGLTSLPAHRTQRSQAYSSFKPEDDILFQWRLRRKMEEASKAVTMMPSLAWRSQNNQISSASGMVERAVLKSPELTSCRSESRNVLPISEAQRGMKYTLDESQPCCCAGPVRKGLGSQQIRETAVFGSRTVMVGSLEPTEKQRLKESTPQQDSVPAFPNCCHIPRPAPNREQEGKKTIRQEECGSAVPVSPVSPEFKGPNKPPSQSMLCHAQQIIPSDERANVEPRGHTNPNRTKQNWRPFKSKQNPAKPVRDTREPPLSPAKHSVQCVLEEVVSERLFSPPESPVLERQKPKRSSENRDPEQAVPDPVATPSHPQLLDMAVQLLEQAEDSDGTEFEDDPLLQVLRRQREVLRNQMRAVDVLMGQLEVYNSDQNFSCR